A segment of the Paramisgurnus dabryanus chromosome 5, PD_genome_1.1, whole genome shotgun sequence genome:
TCTATGGAGAGTACGGCTCATGGTCGCTTAGTAATGGCAGGCGATACAGGGTGCAAGCATCTGAGCGCTTTGGAAAGAAGGAAAGCAACGTTGTCGCATTTTTCGCACAATTTCAGACGCGAAATGTGAACAGTGCCCCTCCACGATTTTTGCCATCCTATTAGATCATTACATTATCACAATGTGCGAGATGCAGACATGTAGACAATGATGACACCGActgatttttattttgtggcaactGCGACACACGTTAGCTCGGCGACATCAGCATACGCTACTTGTAAATTAACACAATGTAGTTCATGCTGAATCtcttacactgtcagaaaactatcgtaggctatctttggttGCAAGACCAAGAAAACgtccgtctttgaacctctctctcTGTACGACATATAGGACCACCACTGAAGAGCAATGCAACGATTGTTATacaatggcaatctttcgtccaGGACAGCCAAAAATCCTGAAGTGTATCCTGGGCTTTACTTTGCACAATACAATGGGATGGAAATTATGTTAGTATCTTGCTGCATTTATTTATGCTAAAATAAACAAGAATAGACCCACAGACCTTGTGTCTGGTCTCACAGTTTTGTGTGGATGTAGATTTCTGCAGCATTTGTATTTTTCTCGCTGCGGTCGCATAAAAAACAGCTGATGCTTTGTATTTCTAAAACTGCATTACTTGAACACAACTTATCTCAATAAATGTGATATCACTAAGTCTTAAAAATATTCAGAAGTAGACTGACTCAGAGAGATATCGTCATTGGAAAACCCCACTGAAAGTTGTGTTTGTTAACCTTATCCAACAGTTATCTGGACATCAGTTGTGTTTAAATGTCGCTGTCAAGTTTGGACAGTTGTTTGTCTCTAAGAAAGTCTATCGTCCGTGAGTCCACGTGCCTCAGGGAAAAGCGTTTTCCAAAACACGGGCCAATTACTGAAATTCTCACAGTTAATATGTCAACTGGAAACTGCGGTTATGACACAAAGTAAGTGAATGTGTGATGAATTCATCATTAAAGATCTCCGCCTGACACTTTAAATTGATAATTATAAAGCAATCTTACCGAAGTGGGACTAATCCAGAGTTGAGCTAGATACAGATAACCATGTATACACATTTTAAAAGCACTGTCTGACAACCATATTCTTTGCATgcctaaaataaatatattacagTCTAAGCAAAAACAAGCAGtccagagcagtggttctcaaacttttctgGCATGCGGCCCCCCTTTGTGCCATTTGTGGCCCCCAAAGAATGTTTGGTGTCATAAATTATTCTAAAACATActatttgaattaaacaaaacatattaaattatacaatgtagtgctgttggctAATAgccttattttcttaggtacagttacacagaatttatgatacattcatgtattttataaaatgtcattaaactggGACCGCCAGGCACAATCTTGCGACCCCTTGGCCCCTAGTTTGACAACCACTGGTCTGGAGGTAATGAGGCAGACATGATTTATATCAGTATATTTGACTCCAAAGTATTTCTTTCTGTAGACATAAACTCAATGTCCTAGGTTTCCTACTTTTACTGACTTTTCATAACTTCATCATGGAAGGTCACCTAAATGTACTGTGAGTCAACTTGGATATTAGTTTGCTAATATACTTTGCAATGTAACTATGGTCTGTATCATCGTCTGTAGTGATGACGTTTGCCAGTAGTAAATTTGTTGGTAAAATTTGAGTAAAGGACACAAAGCTATTTACAGATGACACTAACCTGTACCTTAACCTAAACACGTCACTAATGTTGATAAATttcgctgctgctgctgctgcttttTCTTCTTCATCATCTTTCCCTCCACCTGACGCGTCTTCTCCTCGCTATGCATCTAGCGTTTCCACTGTCGCGTTGCGCACACGCTCAAGGTGGATTGTGGGATTGAAAGCTGCGCGAAAGTGATGTGTATGTAAAGGTTTATGATCAAATCTAATTCGTAAATGGTCACTTGGGTATAGTGGGCAGACAATAATATAGggttaaaattaatatatagaCAACATCGGtgctaaatgttttttttttttaaataaacaaaaattaataaatgtgtaTGAGAGTATTTTACTTACCGttctaaacacacacacacacaaaaaaactcaTTTCAAAATTCTGAAGAACACCGActaaatttacataaaaaacaaaaacagggAAAATGCAAGATTAGTTAATATTTAGGGGaaattaaaaaagtattaataatatgaatgtttaacaatatttaagaatttattaaaacagacacactaatgagaaataaaaaaataaaacattttagggaattgtttgtaaaatataATATGAGCTCTGAAAAGACCCACTATTACTTCACCTAGATTGtataattttatgttttgtttttcacttttttcaTGTCTGTGTTGattgaaaaatttaaataaaataaaataaaagtgctttaaGTTTACTGATTTTATCTGTCATTTATATAAAAGACTATATTAGACTGTACTACTTGTAAATACGACATCTCCTGCGCTCAAAATAAATTTGATATTAAGCAGATATATTAAGGAgataaagaataaataaataaataaatataatattatataagaGTCCACTTGAAATGGCATATAAAAGTcctgcattttttattttaaacattgcaaaaaatggCATTCATGATCAATAAATCAACAAATATAACAGCTATATCAACGAACAGAAGAGTTTCACatgtgtattaaaaaaatattatgattTTATCAACTAAATCCAGCGAAAGTTCTATCAGGTTAGTCGCGTGATCATTGCGTCATCGGAGCGCGACAGCAGCAGTATGCTGACATGGCGGTGTCCGCGGTGCTGAGACGCTCTGCGTGGATTTGTGTGGGTTTTCTTCTGTGTACTCTTGTAAGTTCGGTCTCTGCGCTCATTGAAGGACTGTACTGCGGGACCCAGAGCTGCTATGAAGTGCTCGGCGTCTCTCGTGACGCCGCTAAGGCGGATATCGGACGCGCTTACCGACAGCTGGCCAGGAGATATCACCCGGACAAATATCAGCCCGGCGAGAACGAAGACACGCGAGAGTCTGCGCAGCAGAAGTTTCTCCTCATCGCCACAGCATACGAGACACTCAAGGTAACCTGTTTATGTCTACTGGTTAAATACATCTGCACTAGTAACTAAAAGGTTATAGGTCAGATCCTCTTTTACTAGTGGTGAATCATCTCAACTGTCAGTGCACTGAACCTCATTTATAtattattgcatatgcattatTATAAATTGCACTTTTTATTTCGTGATTATATTGTGGCCACAGTAGAGTTTtacgttttcttgttttttttatgtaagtgACACTTGCTGCATTTTAGCAGTTTAACTAGCAAATACCTAACTCTAGCCAGTAAATCAGATATCTAAATGTAAACTAGCACTACTATAATAACTacaataatgtttattatgcttttgTGTTGCTCAATAAAAGAATCAACTAAGTTCTacttacaatttaaaatacatttgtattacTTTGTGtgcatgtctgcttatgaccaagtaaaatgtttatttatgtttgtatatgatatagtttatataCCTTTCCAAATAATTCCTATAAAttccaatttggaatatttccaaaattccccagATTGAGTTTCTGATTAATTTGCGGAAAACTTCCCGCCCCTTTGCGACCCTAATTTTCACAGATCTTGCCTTGTTTAAGCCTAGACGTCTGATGGCTGTCGTCATACACAAATAAATAGCTTTTTATTTTCTAATAAATGCATTTAGACTTAAACTTCATAAACGATTTGTGAAGATTATTTTGATGGACAAATCGTCTAAGTATTAAAAATCCCAGCTAacttggcctacaaaaatacatcatccctgtaactgttaaagggatacttcaccgatttagcattcagctttgtatctgtagaaacccggcagtattactgaatgaccatgtttccctccatcatttccccctgagaagacagatatctgcattttggttctgcaaaaaagtcctccgatgatgcaaaaatcgtcatattacatcatcggaggacttttttgcagaaccaaaatgcagaaatctctcctctcagggggaaatgagggagggaaacatggtcattcagtaatactgccgggtttctacagatacaaagctgaatgctaaatcggtgaagtatccctttaatgatgAATGAATGTGTATGTTTCAGGATGAGGAGTCGCGTAGGGACTACGATTACATGCTGGACCACCCAGAGGAATATTACAGTCACTACTACACATACTACAGGAGAAGACTTGCTCCCAAAGTTGATGTTAGGATAGTAATACTCGTAACTGTTTGTGCAATTTCACTATTTCAGGTAAGAGCTTTCATTCAACTGTGTAATATTTGTACTTTTtgctttttgttatttaaacatTACAATGATTGCCAGGCAAACCATTAATGTATGACAGCAGGTGTATAAGGGCTTTGATTGTGGTTCATTAAATCAgaatcaatttaaaataaataaatgttttttttatctagTATTACAGCTGGTGGAGTAGTTACACAGAAGCTATCAACTACCTGATGACCGTTCCCAAGTATCGCATCCAGGCCACCGAACTGGCCAAACAGCAGGGTCTGCTGAACAGAACCAAAGAGAAGGGAAGGAACCGGCGATCCAAAGAGGAGATCCGTGAGGAAGAGGAGCAGATCATCAGAGACATTATCAAAAACAaaatagacatcaaagggggctaTCAGAAGCCCAAAATATCTGACATCCTCTTGTGTAAAATCATCCTGTTCCCCTACTATCTGTGCATCTACGTGGCATGGTACTGTTCCTGGTTTTATCGTTTCACCCTCCGCGGGGAAGAGTACGGCGACGAGGAGAAACTTTACCTGATCCGCAGATACATGAAGATGGCCCAAGCTCAGTTCGACAGTCTGGACAGTAACCTGATAGAGACTTTTTTGGAGAAGGAGCTCTGGATCAAAGACAAGTATGAGGTCGGGGTTTGACACAGTCAGagattttcttttattttgtacTGCTTGAGATGAAATCTTTTCAGGTATTATCCTATTTATGGCTAAGAAATTTTGATACAGTTTGTCAGACGAATTTGGGAATAGAATAAGGACTGCACTAATATTAGTATTTGATGTAAAGTGTCAGATCTTTGCAGTTTCGGTTTGTTAATCCTGCCACCTGTGcattatttgtgtgtgtgacaGGCCTACAAAGAGGAGCAGGAGGAAGAGATGAAGATGAAGATGGCCACGGACTCGAGGTGGAAACGTTACAGACGTTGGATGAAGAGCGAAGGCCCCGGTCGACTCACTTTTGCTGAAGATTGACCTCATTCGCTGTGGCAGGTGTCGCCACAGATTCACGTCCAGGAAACTGAGCTCATCTGTGcctgaacacaaacacacttgTTTACAATGACTAAACATGTGCATGAGATTTAAATGTGCACATGCCTTTTTACATGAAGTCACCATGGCTTTGAGAATCAATGGGAACTGGTcatgtattaatattaaaaataaaacacctCTCTTAAAACGTGCTGGCTCGTATAACCGGAGGAGTTTGACTTCAGGTAACCCAGAtgtttttactgtaaatgtcttggcatcatcaGGTCCAAAGGACGTCTCTAAATGTGCAAATTAAAATCATATGTATTTGCTCAGTTATAAGTTTCTGTGGTGCTTCAGTAAATGGTATATTGAAAGTATTTTAATGATGTCATTTTTAAACAATGTAAAGAGAGGATGCAATAATAAACCAGCAGTTCATCACTGGATTTATGTTGTGTTCAGTAAAAACACAAATGGATAAAGTTTATCATATAAAACCTGCCTTCTGTGAATGCATATCGTTTCACAGCAATGGATTTTCAGtttgaatgtttatttcttcTACTCCCCCGTAATGATTTCTGAAACTAttatcaaaaataaagttgGTGATAAGATTGTGATAAATTGCAATTGTGAGGGTCATTTTTAATATTAGTTTATGAATGAAAGAAACTAAAATGTATTGAAAGTTAAAGTGTCAGGTGATGATTAAACTTTTCCCACAATTTAAATGTCAGAATCATTGTGCAAAACAGAAATCTTTTACCTGTCCTTAAAGTAACAGTTCACCCAAagataaaaattctttcattatttactcaatttctttattttaataaatgatggtaactaCACATTTGACGGTACCTATTGACTTTCAAATTAGGAATAACAAATGCTGGGGTAGTGAATGGGTAACTTTACAGTCTTTGATGagaatatcttcttttgtgaaGAACAGAATAAACTCGTATAGATTAAGCCCATTATGGGAGTAGGGCTGTGCAATCAATtgtttttgatttaaaatgttgGATTCAAATCATTACAAAAACAAGAAAATCAAGGTCAAACATTTGTgcgattaaaatataaattgcttGCCGTGCTGTTGGACCGATGTGTTTGtaaggcaccactgctttgacagATGCAGCCTATTGCAACACTTACTTAataaaaaggttaaataaatgcatgttttcaaagtcaCTGAGTAATCGTGTTAAAAATCGTGATTTCGATTATGCCCATAATCGAGCAGCCctacatgagagtgagtaaatgatgacagaattttcatttttgggtgaactgtctctTGCAATCGGATGGGCCGGGCTGGATTTTCATACGAGTTAAAATTTGTGTTAAGTTCTCACATTTCTCTTAACAAGTCTGTGTGGGATTTAAATTTCTTATTGCACATCTGCACCCAGGTGGACACTAGCACAGCTCTAAGGTCTGTATTTAAAGAAAAGTAAATTGTGAATTATGCAGATTTGTATGCATTTTCATGTACATGTATAACTTACAGTGCAGTACACATTTTCATCAGTTTGTGTGTGAATAGTGAATAAAACATAAGAAATATCCTTAAATAAACCCATGagaatgtaacattttaattacttGTGAACTGTTTAATTGTAGAGTACAAAAAGAAGTCAGCAAAAACGTCTTTGGAAAGTACAGTTATATATATTAATGTCATTAGTCTGATAAATATATCACATTGTAACAAACTCCTAGAGTACAGATGTGTAAATATTCTGTATGCTTCATGGGAACTGACGAATGCTTGAAAAATACATTACGTGACAAGTTGCATATAATCAGATGATAGCCGAATCTTTGAAAACAGTATTTATAGTGATGTTACAAAACTATTTTTAATAAAACCCATTCTTGTTAAAGTAAGCATTCATTGAACATGGTGGTATTTTATGCTCATCTGTGAATGCACTGCACAATGATATGGTAAAACACGTCTCTCAGTGGTGAAAATGGTCCATATGTAATAATCCAGAAATGCGTTTAGGTCCCGTTTATAATCCACTGAAAAACTCTCCGACCTAGATAaggaaaaaatatgtttattacaCTATAAAAAGTAAGACGTtgcatcaacttaaaaaatacttcaattggtaacacctaaaaatgtaagttatttttcatttaacttaattgttttggtgttaccaattgaagtatttttaagttgatccaacttctactttttacagtgtaaaactCAACAtcaatccccagtgttaaagacacaaaaatactaaataaaaactcttCTTGTGAACCAGCAATTGTCTTTATAAATTCAAAGTATTGTGTCAGTcatgttaaaaaaagtttatcagAATGAAATAAATGCTCAATTATTGGTTTTATCCTTTTACCAATTTCTAGTAATGAGGATGGTACAGTAATACTATATAATCATGACATATTTTCTGTATAAAAAAGACGTAGCGTCCGTGGCGTCACCCAAAAGGTTTCTGTAGAGGATTTTTTAAGCTTTAAGTAGCATACAGCCCATTTTGGCAGCGCGTCACCACCTGGATAACCAAAAATGGGCAAAGAGGCGGAATGTGGGTGGAGCTGAGATGCCTGgctgctgaaaccacgcccacctatCGCGACGTAAGTGACATCAGCAGCAATCCACCTGTCACTTAACTTAATTTTACAGATGGTATATTATAAACTGACTGATGGATGGATGTAAATTCCCCCCACAGAAGTGTTTTTAAGACATACAGTACCGTACCTGTGTTAGAAGCTTGGCCTGCACATTAGGATCTTTTTCAAACTCCACCCCAACATCTAAAACTAATACAGGAACCTTCTTCAGGTGCTCAAAGTGAACCCTGTATCAACAGAAAAGATCAACC
Coding sequences within it:
- the dnajc25 gene encoding dnaJ homolog subfamily C member 25, coding for MAVSAVLRRSAWICVGFLLCTLVSSVSALIEGLYCGTQSCYEVLGVSRDAAKADIGRAYRQLARRYHPDKYQPGENEDTRESAQQKFLLIATAYETLKDEESRRDYDYMLDHPEEYYSHYYTYYRRRLAPKVDVRIVILVTVCAISLFQYYSWWSSYTEAINYLMTVPKYRIQATELAKQQGLLNRTKEKGRNRRSKEEIREEEEQIIRDIIKNKIDIKGGYQKPKISDILLCKIILFPYYLCIYVAWYCSWFYRFTLRGEEYGDEEKLYLIRRYMKMAQAQFDSLDSNLIETFLEKELWIKDKYEAYKEEQEEEMKMKMATDSRWKRYRRWMKSEGPGRLTFAED